In Juglans microcarpa x Juglans regia isolate MS1-56 chromosome 4S, Jm3101_v1.0, whole genome shotgun sequence, a single window of DNA contains:
- the LOC121262263 gene encoding monothiol glutaredoxin-S7, chloroplastic: MSSVRAFESRIIPSTFSTSGVGKTVTSHALVHYPKRPLGTSPLTSPLTSTALANNAPYGCRSRRIASLRCFSALTPELKTTLDKVVTSHKVVLFMKGTKEFPQCGFSNTVVQILNSLNVPFETFNILENELLRQGLKEYSSWPTFPQLYIEGEFFGGCDITIDAYKNGQLQEVLEKAMCS, from the exons ATGTCTAGTGTGCGGGCCTTTGAGTCGAGAATAATTCCATCAACCTTCTCCACCTCTGGAGTGGGCAAAACAGTCACTTCCCATGCTCTCGTCCACTACCCTAAGCGTCCCCTCGGCACATCCCCTCTCACATCCCCTCTCACATCCACTGCTCTTGCAAATAACGCCCCCTACGGATGCAGGTCCAGAAGAATCGCATCCCTTCGTTGTTTCTCAG CGTTAACTCCTGAGCTGAAGACGACATTGGATAAAGTTGTTACTTCGCACAAAGTGGTTCTCTTTATGAAGGGAACAAAGGAGTTTCCACAGTGTGGATTTTCAAACACCGTGGTGCAAATATTGAACTCTCTCAATGTACCTTTTGAAACATTCAACATTCTAGAAAATGAATTGCTACGTCAAGGATTGAAGGAGTATTCCAGCTGGCCTACCTTTCCTCAACTTTACATTGAAGGAGAGTTTTTTGGTGGCTGTGACATCACCATTG